The Peribacillus simplex genome contains a region encoding:
- a CDS encoding M14 family zinc carboxypeptidase — MKKKKALSGLMAVSLLTVIPLSSGHAEKPQWTNVNTYEEQDGSKFNSENYDFVKFSQIGSKLKEIEKLSNRVKVEVRGTSADGNPLYVVTIADPTTQGKFGKVKALRKQMFKNPGKAQEWVANNPDFKVPIMINGSIHGTEFVGSDAILQLIERFATQNDATTKDVLENNILIFNVVQNPDGRIDATRFNGEGIDINRDFITQSQPETKEMVELIKEWNPMVFLDTHGYVKNYQPNLQGLIEPCTPPHNPNYEYDLYGKWAYKQAEAMEAEIMKDRENYSGSLYQNMKGTYIPLRDDSAGWDDYPPIFTPMYAMYHGAYGHTLEAPTNDWDGVRWMYNSIMGALKFATANKQSMITDQIEVFKRGINFDHPFHQEGLFPKTYILPLDPKDPTVTNKAVNHLINNDIEVVQAVNAFEADGVSYPKGTYLVEMDQAKAGLANTMLWDGEDITNDTPAMYDISAWSLPELWGFEAVATQNPIKVNAKKVNQITGQGTVSGKGPFLIPNSSVQSVNLVNALLKQGIPIVRDAQGNFFAKAVANQVSAAVKESGLQIGTAEAPVDAVAITSLKVAILNDGGIGKQKSHAGTKLALKRLGFDVTEVTPVEVAKNTLNGFDVFVYSGTESLISTNLSEANKEFGLQNPGQLNTFKDNVTSFLNEGGKYIAVGAGASRATKTLGLTDDIINVGDSNSNGIVKVDYEGTGLTAGYGEDDIGFVYRPTWFTGTNNDEVVATLADSDNFFVAGHWKNNITAKGQAIIVKEQNKDVTLIGLEAGFRDHPDYLFRLLSNAIFEK, encoded by the coding sequence ATGAAGAAGAAAAAAGCATTATCCGGCCTGATGGCTGTGAGTTTACTAACTGTAATTCCGTTGAGTTCTGGACATGCTGAGAAACCTCAATGGACAAATGTGAATACATATGAGGAACAGGACGGAAGCAAGTTTAATAGCGAAAACTATGACTTTGTGAAATTCTCACAAATTGGTTCCAAATTAAAAGAGATTGAAAAACTTTCAAACCGTGTGAAAGTTGAAGTCCGTGGAACATCAGCTGATGGAAACCCACTCTACGTTGTCACGATTGCTGACCCAACAACGCAAGGGAAGTTCGGAAAAGTGAAGGCACTTAGAAAGCAAATGTTTAAGAATCCAGGCAAAGCTCAAGAATGGGTTGCCAATAATCCTGACTTTAAAGTTCCAATTATGATTAATGGTTCTATTCATGGGACTGAATTTGTCGGAAGCGATGCAATCCTTCAATTAATTGAACGTTTTGCTACCCAAAATGATGCAACAACCAAAGACGTTTTAGAGAATAATATTCTTATTTTCAATGTCGTACAAAACCCCGATGGACGTATTGATGCCACCCGCTTTAATGGCGAAGGAATTGACATAAATCGTGACTTTATCACCCAATCGCAGCCAGAAACAAAAGAGATGGTTGAGCTCATTAAAGAATGGAACCCGATGGTGTTCCTTGATACTCATGGGTATGTGAAGAATTATCAGCCAAATCTGCAGGGGTTAATTGAGCCTTGTACGCCACCGCATAATCCTAATTACGAGTATGACTTATACGGAAAATGGGCCTATAAACAGGCAGAAGCGATGGAAGCGGAAATAATGAAGGATCGTGAGAACTATTCAGGATCCTTGTATCAAAACATGAAAGGTACATATATTCCGCTGCGCGATGACTCCGCTGGCTGGGATGATTACCCACCAATTTTCACACCAATGTATGCGATGTATCATGGTGCTTACGGTCATACATTAGAAGCTCCAACAAATGATTGGGATGGCGTACGATGGATGTATAATTCGATTATGGGGGCACTGAAATTTGCAACAGCTAACAAGCAATCCATGATTACGGATCAAATTGAAGTTTTTAAAAGAGGAATTAACTTTGACCATCCTTTTCATCAGGAAGGGTTATTTCCAAAAACCTACATACTTCCACTAGACCCTAAGGATCCGACTGTTACGAATAAGGCTGTAAATCATTTGATCAATAATGATATTGAAGTTGTTCAAGCCGTGAATGCATTTGAAGCGGATGGAGTGTCATATCCAAAAGGAACGTATCTCGTTGAGATGGATCAGGCGAAGGCAGGATTAGCAAACACGATGCTCTGGGATGGGGAAGACATCACGAACGATACCCCAGCAATGTACGACATTTCCGCATGGAGTTTACCGGAGCTTTGGGGATTCGAGGCAGTAGCCACACAAAATCCTATTAAAGTCAATGCAAAGAAAGTAAACCAGATTACAGGTCAAGGAACGGTTTCAGGAAAAGGACCGTTTCTGATTCCGAACAGCTCTGTCCAATCGGTAAATTTAGTAAATGCATTGCTTAAGCAAGGAATACCTATAGTACGTGATGCACAAGGCAACTTCTTTGCAAAAGCAGTAGCTAATCAGGTATCAGCAGCGGTGAAAGAATCTGGGTTACAGATTGGAACTGCTGAGGCACCAGTAGATGCAGTGGCTATTACGTCTTTAAAAGTGGCTATATTAAACGATGGAGGTATAGGTAAACAGAAATCACACGCAGGAACAAAGTTGGCTTTGAAAAGACTAGGTTTTGATGTGACAGAAGTTACGCCAGTGGAAGTAGCTAAAAATACCCTTAATGGTTTTGATGTTTTTGTCTATAGTGGAACGGAAAGTCTCATTTCTACCAACCTGTCCGAAGCTAATAAAGAATTTGGATTACAGAACCCCGGTCAACTTAATACGTTTAAAGACAATGTGACAAGCTTCTTAAATGAAGGTGGCAAGTATATAGCTGTAGGTGCTGGTGCTTCTAGAGCAACTAAGACACTTGGTCTTACAGACGACATCATTAATGTAGGAGATTCCAACAGTAATGGTATCGTAAAAGTTGATTATGAGGGAACGGGTTTAACAGCAGGATATGGAGAGGATGATATCGGCTTTGTCTATCGTCCAACATGGTTCACGGGTACGAATAATGATGAAGTCGTCGCGACCCTTGCAGATTCAGATAATTTCTTCGTAGCTGGCCACTGGAAAAATAACATAACCGCCAAGGGCCAAGCCATAATCGTAAAAGAACAGAATAAAGATGTAACTCTTATTGGTTTAGAAGCCGGATTCCGCGACCACCCGGATTACTTGTTCCGTCTTCTATCAAATGCAATTTTCGAAAAATAA
- a CDS encoding response regulator, which yields MPKLIAITIDDEQPNHILLKRVIDQNGQLEVVKQFTHPETALEKIREIKPDVAFVDIEMPDMNGLELAEKILAIHGQTHIIFVTAYSQYAIEAFKVNALDYILKPVDAHEMNRVVRKIMNRTSQQGLESANEAQEIMHKGRILCIGDFEVYGKHSYQKVHWMTAKVEELLAYLVIHLGKPVDKWKLCDLLWPNLDPNRATTNLHTSIYRLKKTIANEQVPLQIKSNSNGYWVELEECLLDYQEFVRLSTDLLRSNQQPDSEKEVSLLMKAETYYRGELFENKAYIWSSAHSESINQMYIRLAYRLIDYFDKNQSIEQELEYLNKLLRFFPYEEKACILAMDIYEKRKDKPALIRQYQQHSQYLMKEMGCTPSLKVEKHYKKLIKIL from the coding sequence TTGCCCAAGCTGATTGCGATAACCATAGATGACGAGCAACCAAACCATATTCTACTAAAACGAGTCATTGATCAAAATGGCCAATTAGAAGTGGTCAAGCAATTTACCCATCCTGAAACGGCACTTGAAAAAATTCGTGAGATTAAACCCGATGTTGCTTTTGTAGACATTGAAATGCCAGACATGAATGGATTGGAATTGGCAGAAAAGATTTTGGCGATTCATGGGCAAACGCATATAATTTTTGTCACAGCATACAGCCAGTATGCGATAGAAGCTTTTAAAGTTAATGCCTTGGATTATATTTTGAAGCCTGTTGATGCGCATGAAATGAATCGAGTGGTTCGTAAAATCATGAACCGCACGAGCCAGCAGGGGCTTGAATCAGCAAATGAGGCTCAAGAAATCATGCATAAGGGAAGAATTCTTTGTATTGGGGATTTTGAAGTCTACGGGAAACATTCATATCAAAAGGTACACTGGATGACAGCAAAGGTAGAGGAGCTCTTGGCTTATCTTGTAATTCACCTTGGTAAACCCGTAGACAAATGGAAGCTCTGTGATTTGCTTTGGCCCAACCTAGACCCTAATAGGGCGACAACCAATCTCCATACCTCCATTTACCGCTTAAAGAAAACAATTGCGAATGAGCAGGTGCCACTACAGATTAAAAGCAATAGTAACGGCTACTGGGTGGAGCTAGAGGAATGTCTCTTGGATTATCAGGAATTTGTAAGATTATCCACGGATTTGTTAAGGAGCAACCAACAGCCTGACAGTGAAAAAGAAGTGTCGTTGCTTATGAAAGCTGAAACATACTACCGTGGAGAGCTTTTTGAAAATAAAGCTTATATCTGGAGTTCTGCCCACAGTGAAAGCATCAACCAAATGTATATTCGACTGGCATATCGGCTGATCGATTATTTTGATAAGAACCAATCCATTGAACAAGAATTGGAATACCTGAATAAGCTATTGCGCTTTTTCCCCTATGAGGAAAAGGCTTGTATCCTGGCTATGGACATCTACGAAAAACGTAAAGACAAGCCAGCCCTCATCAGACAATATCAGCAGCATAGCCAATATCTTATGAAAGAAATGGGCTGCACACCCTCTTTAAAAGTTGAAAAGCACTATAAGAAATTAATAAAAATACTTTAA
- a CDS encoding 5'-nucleotidase, lipoprotein e(P4) family — protein sequence MKRHFSVLLASTVILSTTVGYVFGSSKQSSMQVQAAPTQQEKAPNVEGSTGDGLNNMLTTAVAWKQTAAEYKALYHQSFNMARMQVDLALANHKPDDKQLAVITDLDDTILSPVNYWGYLINNNKDFFEDGIWDKWIPTYNMVPTPGSLEFFNYCKEKGVEVFYVSSRDQGPKTYKYAKTQLKKLKFPYVDDNHLTILRDTSNKETRQNEIVQNYNVISYLGDNLNDFRRVYYVTDVDERAKLMEQDKDLYGSKFILMPNPTDGHWVRAIFGESEPPATDENRAIWKEAATRSAWKQK from the coding sequence ATGAAAAGACACTTTTCGGTCTTACTGGCCAGTACCGTTATTCTTAGTACAACAGTTGGTTATGTGTTCGGCTCTTCCAAGCAGAGTTCAATGCAAGTACAGGCCGCACCGACACAGCAAGAAAAAGCACCGAACGTCGAAGGTTCTACAGGAGACGGACTCAACAACATGCTGACTACGGCTGTTGCGTGGAAGCAGACCGCCGCAGAGTACAAGGCGCTATATCACCAATCCTTTAATATGGCCCGAATGCAAGTTGACCTTGCCCTTGCCAACCACAAGCCAGACGATAAACAATTAGCGGTTATCACGGATTTGGATGATACGATACTTAGCCCAGTCAACTATTGGGGATACCTTATTAACAATAATAAGGACTTCTTCGAAGATGGGATCTGGGACAAGTGGATTCCAACGTATAACATGGTCCCCACTCCGGGGTCACTGGAGTTCTTTAATTACTGTAAGGAAAAAGGGGTGGAGGTTTTCTATGTCTCGAGCCGTGATCAGGGACCTAAAACCTACAAATATGCAAAGACACAACTTAAGAAACTTAAATTTCCGTATGTCGATGATAATCACCTGACAATTCTCAGAGACACATCAAACAAGGAGACCCGCCAAAACGAGATCGTTCAAAATTATAATGTTATCTCCTATCTAGGTGATAACTTGAACGACTTCCGCCGAGTTTATTACGTGACGGACGTTGACGAGCGTGCCAAACTGATGGAACAGGATAAGGATCTCTATGGAAGCAAGTTTATCCTCATGCCAAATCCAACTGACGGACATTGGGTACGCGCCATCTTCGGAGAATCAGAGCCTCCAGCGACCGATGAAAACCGGGCAATATGGAAAGAGGCTGCTACTCGTTCCGCCTGGAAACAAAAGTAA
- a CDS encoding amino acid permease: MTSEANQANELKRSMKARHLFMISLGGCIGTGFFLGSGYTIQQAGPTGAILSYIVGGVIMYLTMLCLGELSVAMPVSGSFQTYTTKFIGPGTGFAIGWLYWLGWAVTVALEFLSAGQLMQRWFPESPVWMWCAIFGTLIFLLNALSAKAFGETEFLFSTIKILAILMFIAVGGAAMFGFIDIESGKDAPFLSNFYAEGLLPNGLTALLITMIAVNFSFQGTELIGIAAGESENPEETIPKSIKQTVWRTFFFFVLSVFLLAGMIPMEEAGVVESPFVVVLDSIGVPYSADIMNFIILTALLSVANSGLYAATRMLYSLSREGMASPKLGKVNHRGVPFNALVITLAITCLSLLSGFFAAETVFVWLLSLAGLGAQIGWIAITASQLAFRRKYIREGGKVEDLKFKTPLYPILPLIALLTNCIVMFSLAFDPEQRLALYFGGGFFIGCYVYYHFVVKKNQQLHSTKQEVHLQSNKKMMI, from the coding sequence ATGACATCAGAAGCAAATCAAGCAAATGAATTAAAAAGGAGTATGAAGGCAAGACATCTATTTATGATTTCTTTGGGTGGATGTATTGGGACTGGCTTTTTCCTTGGTTCCGGTTATACAATCCAACAAGCAGGGCCAACTGGAGCAATCCTCTCTTACATCGTTGGGGGGGTTATCATGTATTTAACGATGCTTTGTCTTGGTGAATTATCCGTTGCTATGCCTGTTTCCGGTTCTTTCCAGACGTACACGACGAAATTTATCGGTCCTGGTACAGGCTTTGCTATTGGATGGCTTTACTGGTTGGGATGGGCAGTAACAGTTGCTCTTGAATTTCTCTCAGCTGGTCAACTAATGCAAAGGTGGTTTCCAGAATCACCAGTTTGGATGTGGTGTGCAATCTTTGGTACATTGATCTTTCTGCTTAATGCATTATCTGCAAAAGCATTTGGTGAGACAGAGTTTTTATTTTCGACCATTAAAATATTAGCTATTTTAATGTTTATCGCAGTTGGTGGTGCTGCAATGTTTGGTTTTATTGATATAGAAAGTGGAAAAGATGCACCATTTTTATCTAATTTTTACGCTGAGGGTCTTCTTCCTAATGGGTTAACAGCACTACTAATTACAATGATTGCTGTAAATTTTTCATTCCAGGGAACAGAATTAATTGGTATCGCAGCTGGAGAAAGTGAAAACCCAGAAGAAACGATTCCTAAGTCTATTAAGCAAACCGTATGGAGAACTTTTTTCTTCTTCGTTTTGTCAGTATTTCTCCTTGCGGGCATGATTCCAATGGAGGAAGCAGGAGTTGTTGAAAGTCCATTCGTTGTTGTTCTAGATAGTATCGGGGTTCCATATTCTGCTGATATTATGAACTTTATCATTCTTACAGCTCTTTTATCAGTTGCCAACTCTGGCCTATATGCTGCGACACGCATGCTTTACTCACTATCTAGGGAAGGCATGGCAAGTCCAAAGCTTGGTAAAGTAAATCATAGAGGAGTTCCATTTAACGCTCTAGTTATCACACTTGCGATTACGTGTTTATCTTTACTTTCTGGTTTCTTTGCTGCAGAAACAGTATTCGTTTGGCTGCTCTCCCTTGCAGGATTAGGAGCACAAATCGGCTGGATTGCCATAACTGCATCACAGCTAGCATTTAGAAGAAAGTACATCCGAGAAGGCGGAAAAGTAGAGGATTTAAAATTTAAAACACCACTCTATCCGATCCTTCCACTCATCGCCTTACTAACGAATTGCATCGTCATGTTCAGTCTGGCATTTGATCCTGAACAACGACTGGCACTATATTTCGGTGGAGGTTTCTTCATAGGATGTTATGTCTATTATCACTTCGTAGTAAAGAAGAATCAGCAACTTCATTCAACTAAACAAGAAGTGCATTTACAATCGAATAAAAAAATGATGATTTGA
- a CDS encoding M20 family metallopeptidase → MSTRIIRQLIRSRQQELVELAASFIRIPSENPSPEFKKRSAEMGRHISRYLAAKGFLITEHRRSENALVTVVCDAPLTRVPGPRLLFCGHTDVVPAGDCSHWTFDPFSGEVRAGMLLGRGASDMKGGLASLIFVAGLLQEFAPTLNLKGSLGVIASPDEETGGMEVASLLDQGLIKGDACLIGEPTDPYHPNAGEKGKAWMQVIIPGQADHGSLQPLYGISAVRRGAAAVEALTKLWELKATPPAEPCQLLYNTEWLLSQHLGNPLLSQLLYRPSYNPGVIQGGTNVNVVADKCIIKVDTRVPFGMKPEFVLDVARNLVSAVAPGAVVEPMVPLTNPNWTLENRPIVRAIELGIQSVLGMEEPVFSVLLFGSSDASHFRRHGIDTVLYGPGLDHTIHGYDERVSVENLVESAEIYAETAVKYLRSF, encoded by the coding sequence ATGAGTACCAGAATAATCCGGCAGCTGATAAGGTCAAGGCAACAGGAATTAGTCGAACTTGCTGCTTCATTTATTCGAATTCCATCTGAAAATCCATCGCCCGAGTTTAAGAAGCGGTCAGCAGAAATGGGACGCCATATTAGCCGATACCTAGCAGCAAAAGGGTTCTTGATTACGGAGCACCGCCGTAGCGAAAATGCGCTGGTTACCGTGGTCTGTGATGCTCCCTTAACCAGGGTACCTGGTCCACGGCTCCTATTTTGTGGACATACAGATGTCGTACCTGCAGGCGATTGTTCACATTGGACCTTCGATCCTTTCTCAGGAGAAGTCAGAGCAGGTATGCTTTTGGGTAGGGGAGCCTCCGATATGAAAGGGGGCTTGGCATCACTGATTTTTGTGGCTGGACTACTTCAGGAGTTTGCCCCCACTCTTAATTTGAAAGGTAGCCTGGGAGTTATTGCCTCTCCGGATGAAGAGACTGGCGGCATGGAGGTGGCCTCGCTCCTGGATCAAGGATTGATTAAGGGTGATGCTTGTCTGATTGGTGAACCAACGGACCCCTACCATCCGAATGCCGGTGAAAAGGGCAAGGCATGGATGCAGGTGATCATACCAGGTCAGGCAGATCATGGCAGCCTACAACCGCTTTATGGAATCTCCGCCGTACGAAGAGGGGCAGCCGCGGTCGAAGCACTAACCAAGCTATGGGAGCTCAAGGCAACGCCTCCGGCAGAGCCTTGTCAACTTTTGTACAATACTGAGTGGCTCCTATCTCAGCATCTAGGAAATCCCTTACTGTCACAGTTACTTTATCGTCCCTCTTACAATCCAGGTGTAATTCAGGGCGGAACAAATGTGAACGTCGTCGCAGACAAGTGTATCATTAAAGTGGATACCCGGGTTCCATTCGGTATGAAGCCCGAGTTTGTACTTGATGTCGCTAGGAATCTTGTTAGTGCTGTAGCGCCAGGTGCGGTTGTAGAGCCAATGGTACCCCTTACTAACCCGAACTGGACCTTAGAGAATCGTCCAATTGTGAGGGCCATAGAACTGGGAATCCAGAGTGTCCTTGGAATGGAGGAACCCGTCTTCAGCGTACTTTTGTTTGGTTCAAGTGATGCCAGTCACTTCCGGCGCCATGGCATTGATACCGTCCTTTACGGTCCTGGGCTGGATCACACTATCCATGGGTACGATGAGCGGGTTTCAGTGGAGAACTTAGTAGAATCTGCCGAGATATATGCTGAGACGGCAGTCAAATATCTTAGGTCATTTTAA
- a CDS encoding histidine kinase, with protein MNEKKVIILLIMVWLLTSGFAVAEASSSKNRYDEIYEKYSSIADSFSSESIPFTDEEIEYLDEVRKKGLKVPINLDFMGGFYEFRNNGNKYGVNKLFYSGLENVLGVKLSYVAVSSSEDVFNKISNGSLDLSPIIQSRTVDYPDILLSEPISINMNFIFYSNDKKITYDTTGYTLAGKKIGILNMTDENSQPLNHFSDIKYYPYKDISVAYDALKSNKIDFIYSNVENYRSFINRGLLALPVPDSRNDETYRVFTSSSNPLLLSILNKAISGAIGPIVTEYEKETRKAYLYNHFFMTEKEKDFIRSIGEVRVMVDDNFAPLSFYDEAKGKYSGASVDLFENIADIIGLNYSFIRDENLSWSDKVNKVKKKEIDLLFPISITPTRQKFGLFSQPYVATYYSVIAKADSSKKIKYVQELLHKKVGIVKGTSITDFIETIIPKEQITYFDSDSKMYRGLKNGDIDYIIQNENVFLEDFYENELFDLTSVYRIIESPKYYCYFFKQTREMDTLISIMNRAMNYFDTNEMVDKYKVGESDLRNRYITQKRHRNLITFILLIVLIVLSLFVFGFIRTKKFSKKLEKEVAINEMAYLQSQIKPHFLYNALSAIMAFCYTDSEKAGELLNSLSKYLRIVFNTENREELVTLQREIELVKSYVDIEQARYGERLQTIFEIDETCLKQKIMPLIIQPLVENAIRHGVVKKTQGGTVKLSVQPKGELMKVTVTDDGVGMSEQKIKEILSRKETVFGVGLANINQRMGYFVDKKLTIESREEHGTIITLYLPLKENT; from the coding sequence ATGAATGAAAAAAAAGTGATCATACTTTTGATTATGGTTTGGCTTCTTACTTCGGGTTTCGCGGTTGCAGAAGCATCCTCCTCCAAAAATAGATATGATGAAATCTATGAAAAATATAGTAGCATTGCAGACTCTTTTTCCAGCGAATCGATTCCATTCACAGATGAAGAAATAGAGTACCTTGATGAAGTCAGGAAAAAAGGGTTGAAAGTTCCTATTAATCTTGATTTCATGGGGGGATTTTATGAATTTCGAAATAATGGAAATAAATATGGGGTAAATAAACTCTTCTACTCCGGCCTGGAAAATGTGTTAGGGGTAAAGCTATCTTATGTTGCAGTGAGCAGTTCAGAGGATGTCTTCAACAAAATATCGAATGGCTCTTTGGATTTGTCACCAATAATCCAAAGCCGTACAGTAGATTATCCTGATATCCTACTTAGTGAACCCATTAGCATCAATATGAATTTCATATTTTATTCGAATGATAAAAAAATAACGTATGATACAACTGGATACACACTTGCAGGGAAAAAAATCGGTATTCTAAACATGACAGACGAAAACAGTCAACCACTGAATCATTTTAGTGACATAAAATATTATCCATACAAAGATATTTCTGTTGCTTATGATGCATTGAAGAGTAATAAGATTGATTTTATTTACTCAAATGTTGAGAATTACAGAAGTTTTATTAATCGCGGTCTCTTAGCGCTTCCGGTTCCTGATTCTCGGAACGATGAAACCTACCGTGTATTTACTAGCAGCTCCAATCCTCTATTATTATCGATACTGAACAAAGCGATTTCCGGTGCAATAGGCCCAATCGTTACAGAATATGAGAAAGAAACGCGGAAAGCATATTTGTATAATCACTTCTTTATGACGGAAAAGGAAAAGGATTTTATACGTTCAATTGGAGAAGTGCGTGTTATGGTGGATGACAACTTTGCTCCCCTATCCTTTTATGATGAAGCCAAAGGTAAATATTCAGGAGCTAGCGTCGATCTTTTTGAAAACATTGCAGACATCATTGGGTTAAACTATAGCTTCATACGCGATGAAAACCTCAGTTGGTCCGATAAGGTTAATAAAGTGAAAAAGAAGGAAATTGACCTCCTGTTTCCAATTAGCATTACACCAACCAGACAAAAATTCGGTCTCTTTTCACAACCTTATGTTGCCACATATTATTCTGTGATTGCTAAAGCAGACAGCTCAAAAAAGATAAAATACGTGCAAGAACTTCTTCATAAAAAAGTAGGCATAGTGAAGGGAACATCCATAACAGATTTCATTGAGACAATCATCCCTAAAGAACAAATCACATATTTTGATAGTGATAGTAAAATGTATCGCGGACTAAAAAATGGGGACATAGACTATATCATTCAAAATGAAAATGTCTTTTTGGAAGATTTTTATGAAAATGAGCTTTTTGATTTGACTTCTGTTTATCGCATTATAGAGTCACCTAAATATTATTGCTATTTTTTTAAACAGACCCGTGAGATGGATACCTTAATAAGCATAATGAATCGGGCTATGAATTATTTTGATACCAATGAAATGGTAGATAAGTATAAAGTTGGTGAGAGTGATCTTAGGAACAGGTATATCACGCAAAAGAGACATCGGAATCTAATCACTTTCATCTTGCTGATTGTATTGATCGTTTTATCGCTATTTGTATTTGGGTTTATTCGAACCAAAAAGTTTTCGAAAAAGCTCGAAAAGGAAGTAGCGATAAACGAAATGGCCTATTTGCAATCGCAAATAAAACCTCACTTTTTATATAATGCGCTAAGCGCGATCATGGCCTTTTGCTATACCGATTCGGAAAAAGCGGGAGAATTATTGAACAGTCTCAGCAAATACCTAAGAATCGTATTTAATACCGAAAACCGTGAAGAGCTGGTGACGCTGCAACGTGAAATTGAGCTGGTGAAATCCTATGTTGATATTGAGCAAGCCAGATATGGAGAACGACTTCAAACCATTTTCGAAATAGATGAAACTTGTTTAAAGCAAAAGATCATGCCATTGATAATACAGCCTTTAGTAGAGAATGCAATCCGGCATGGGGTTGTGAAAAAGACGCAGGGGGGCACGGTAAAGCTTTCCGTCCAGCCAAAAGGCGAATTGATGAAAGTCACTGTTACAGACGATGGCGTAGGGATGTCGGAACAAAAAATCAAAGAAATTTTGTCTCGAAAGGAAACCGTTTTTGGAGTAGGCCTTGCCAACATCAATCAAAGGATGGGATATTTTGTAGACAAGAAACTGACCATAGAAAGCAGAGAAGAGCATGGTACGATTATCACCTTATATTTACCGCTCAAGGAAAACACCTGA